One Serpentinicella alkaliphila DNA segment encodes these proteins:
- a CDS encoding NgoBV family restriction endonuclease: MRCTAQEIYNKLLNDDKILDLKGQIKFYLGDVDIIVRQKDVVGNIIQEWLQGWLDKRGIEYVLSENTQMPPDFYLNPDNMTTGLLEGKAFNRSASPGFDIADFRMYEEEIIDKPYMLDVDYLIFGYDMSDEGIVTIKDLWIKKVWEITRCMQNWALNLQVKQGVVHKIRPGVWYSTQRVSFPMFTCLEDFISAVEETVYQNPKTHNEAASWKNSFLASYKRHYGIQLVIPRWSDIVGKYRS, translated from the coding sequence ATGAGGTGTACAGCACAAGAGATTTATAACAAACTGCTTAACGATGATAAAATATTGGATTTGAAAGGTCAGATTAAGTTCTACTTAGGTGATGTAGATATTATCGTGAGGCAGAAGGATGTTGTTGGGAACATTATACAAGAATGGTTACAAGGTTGGCTTGATAAACGAGGAATTGAATATGTTTTATCGGAAAATACACAAATGCCACCTGATTTTTACCTTAACCCTGACAATATGACAACAGGACTTTTAGAGGGCAAGGCCTTTAATCGTTCTGCAAGTCCGGGGTTTGACATTGCCGACTTTAGGATGTACGAGGAGGAAATTATAGACAAGCCTTATATGCTTGATGTTGACTATCTTATCTTTGGTTATGATATGAGCGATGAGGGTATAGTTACTATTAAAGACTTGTGGATTAAGAAGGTTTGGGAGATAACCAGATGTATGCAAAATTGGGCTCTAAATTTACAGGTTAAACAAGGCGTTGTACATAAGATACGCCCCGGTGTCTGGTATAGCACACAGCGTGTCTCATTCCCAATGTTCACTTGTTTGGAGGATTTTATTTCTGCAGTTGAAGAAACCGTATACCAGAACCCTAAAACTCATAACGAGGCCGCAAGCTGGAAGAACAGTTTTTTAGCAAGCTATAAAAGACATTATGGGATACAGCTAGTTATTCCACGCTGGAGTGATATTGTTGGAAAATATAGAAGTTAG
- a CDS encoding DarP family protein: MDILSSNAMVKTATGEVVECKVILAHVAGGRQIQYIGTDGKVIRTEKLSRSPYKHQVDPEKYKK, encoded by the coding sequence ATGGATATACTATCTAGTAATGCAATGGTTAAAACAGCCACAGGTGAAGTTGTGGAGTGTAAAGTAATCTTAGCCCATGTAGCTGGAGGCCGACAGATACAGTACATTGGTACTGATGGAAAGGTAATCCGTACTGAAAAATTGAGTAGGTCACCCTATAAACATCAGGTAGACCCAGAGAAGTACAAAAAATAA